The following DNA comes from Ornithinimicrobium avium.
GTCAGGTCGACCGCCAGGCCCAGCTGGTGCTCGCTGTGCCCGGCCCGCGCCGAGACGCGCTCGGCCCGCTGCGGTCCGACCCGGCGCACCCAGTCCTCGTGGCTGCCGGCCTGGTCGTCGTAGGAGCGGAAGCCGGACTGGACGACGAGCTGGGTGTGCCCCTCCTCCGCGGCGGCCGCGAGCAGCCGGTCCAGCTGCTCGGCGACCTCGCGGCGCGCCTCATAGAGCCCTCCTCGCAGCGGGACGAGGTCGTCCGGGGCGTAGGTGAGCGGCCGCACGGCGCGGTCCGCGTCGACGAGCGCGTAGAGCCGCTGCGGCTCCTCCGCCTCCAGCGGGGTCGGTGGCAGACCCGCGGCCGGGCCCAGCGGGCTGCACATCAGCTGCTGCAGGTCCAGCAGCAGCGCACCGACGGTCCCGTCGATCTGCGCGGTGCCGGCCGCGCCGCACCCACCGTCGCTCGGCGGTGCGGCCACGACCGGCCCGGGACCCGGCGCGGGGGAGGTGAGCGCGGCCGACCGCGCACCGCTGCCGGGCCCGGCCACGGCGCCGGCCGCCCCGGCGCCGGCCGGTCCGGCGTCGGCCAGCACGAGCAGGACGACGCCGAGCATGGCGGCGCTCGTCGTGCGCGCCTGGGCACGCCCGAGCGCGTTGCGTGCCGACGCGGCACGTCGACCGCCGCGCCGCTTGGCCCCCCGGAAGACCCGGTGCTTCATGCTCCGTCCGGTCAGCCCGACACCGGCGTGCGGTGGAAGTTGTCGAAGGAGCGGCTCGCGGTGGGTCCGCGCTGGCCCTGGTAGTGGCTGCCCCGCTCCGTGGAGCCGTAGGGGTGCTCCGAGGGCGAGCTGAGCTGGAAGAAGCACAGCTGGCCGATCTTCATCCCCGGGTGCAGCACGATCGGCAGCGTCGCCACGTTGGACAGCTCGAGGGTGACGTGCCCGGTGAAGCCGGGGTCCACGAAGCCGGCGGTGGCGTGGGTGAGCAGGCCGAGCCGACCCAGGGAGCTCTTGCCCTCGACCCGGGCGGCGACGTCGTCGGGCAGCGTCACCTGCTCATAGCTCGACCCGAGCACGAACTCCCCCGGGTGCAGCACGAAGGACTCGCCGGCCTCGACCTCGACCAGCCGGGTCAGCTCGGGCTGCTCCTGCGCCGGGTCGATGACCGCGTACTTGTGGTTGTCGAACAGCCGGAAGTAGCGGTCCAGCCGGACGTCCACGCTGGAGGGCTGCACCATGCGGGGGTCCCACGGGTCGAGCACGACCCGCCCGGAGTCGATCTGGGTGCGGATGTCACGGTCTGAGAGGAGCACGCAGCTACCCTAACGGGGGTCGGCTTGGAGGGGGCGGACGCGCCGGTTAGTATGGGCTCTCCGGTCCTGGCCGGACAGCCTTCGCGGGCGTAGTTCAATGGTAGAACATCAGCTTCCCAAGCTGAATACGCGAGTTCGATTCTCGTCGCCCGCTCCAGCACGACCGACGGTCCGTCAGTCGCCCATCAGCTCCGCGTCGTCGATCCCGTCGGAGTTGTTCCGCACCCACGTCGCATACTCCGCCAGCGCGTGCGTGATCGGCACCGCCACCACCTCGGGGATGTCGTAGCGGTGCTGCTGCACCACCACCTCGGTCACCCGCGCGAACGACTCCGCCGTCGTCTTGACCAGCAGCAGCCACTCCTGAGCCTGGTGCACCTCGCCCTTCCACGTGTAGACCGAGGCCATCGGCCCGAGCACCTGCACGCACGCCGAGAGCTGGCGGGCCACGAGGTCGCTGGCGATGCGCTGGGCCGACTCGGCGTCCGGGACCGAGACGTGCGCCTCGACCAGCGCCGGCTCGTCCACGCCCGGGGCGGTCACGACGTCACCTCGGCGAGCGCCTCGTCCAGCAGGGCTACGCCTTCCTTGGCCTCGGCGGGGCTGATCACGCACGGAGGCACCACGTGCACGCGGTTGGCGTTGACCATCGGCCACAGGCCGCGTCTGACGCACGCCTGCTGCAGGGCCTTCATCCGGTCCGCCGCCAGCGGCTCGCGCGTGCGCCGGTCGGCGACCAGCTCAACCGCCCAGAAGACACCCAGGCCACGGACGTCGCCGACCACCTCGTGGCGGTCGGCGAGCGAGCGCAGGCCGGGGCCGAGCGCGGTCTGCCCCACCTGCGTGGCGTTCTCCATCGTGCGCTCCTCGCGCATGATGCGGATCGCCGCGACCGCCGAGGCGGTGGCCAGGGCGTGGCCGGAGTAGGTGAGCCCCCCGGGGTAGGGACGTTCGTCGAAGGAGGCCGCGATCTCCTGCGACATCACCACGCCGCCGAGCGGGACGTAGCCGGAGTTGACGCCCTTGGCGAAGGTGAGCAGGTCGGGGCGCACGTCCCAGTGGTCGAGCGCGAACCAGGCGCCGGTGCGGCCGAAGCCGGCCATCACCTCGTCGAGGATCAGCATGATCCCGTGCTCGTCGCACAGGTCGCGCACGCCCTGCAGGTAGCCGGGGGGCGGCGGGATGAGCCCGGCGCTGCCCACGACGGTCTCCAGGATGATCGCGGCGAGGGTGTGCGGCCCCTCGGCCAGCACGGTGCGGCGCAGGTGCTCCAGCGCGCGCTCGCTCTCCTGCTCCTCGTCGGCGGAGTAGAACTCGCTGCGGTAGAGGAACGGCCCCCAGAAGTGCACCACGCCCGGGATCGCCGGCTCCGAGCCCCAGCGGCGCGCCTCCCCGGTCAGCGCGATCGCGCCCGCGGTCGCACCGTGGTAGCTGCGGTAGGCGGCCAGGATCTTGTGCCGGCCGGTGTGCTGGCGCGCCAGCCGGATCGCGTTCTCGTTGGCCTCCGCGCCGCCGTTGGTGAAGAACACCTTCTCCAGGCCCTCTGGCGCCACCTGCGCCACGGCGGCGGCCGCCTCGGCGCGCGACTCCTCGTAGAAGCTCGGGGCGACCGTGGTGATCCGGCCGGCGGCCTCCTGGATGGCGGCGGTCAGGCCGGGGTGCTGGTAGCCCAGGTTGACGTTGACCAGCTGGCTGCTGAAGTCGAGGAAGCGGCGGCCCTGGTAGTCCCAGAACCACGCGCCCTCTCCGCCGGCGAGCGGCAGCGGGTCGATCGCCTTCTGCGCCGACCAGGAGGTGAGCACGTGGGCCCGCGACAGCTCCCGGATCCGGGCTTCGCGGGCGGGGTCCGCGGGTGGGATGACGGTCATGCCAGTGCAGTATGCCGTGTCGCTGCACCCTCTTGACGTCCGGGGGCAGGAGGGCAGGATGGGGCCATGACGCAGACGCAGGCGGCGACCCCGGAGCTCTCCTACGCGCGGGGGGCGGACGACATACCCCTCATCGAGGAGACGATCGGGGACAACTTCGACAGCACGGTGCGCACCCACCACGACCGGGAGGCCCTCGTCGACGTGGCGAGCGGGCGGCGGTGGGACTACGGGGAGCTGCAGCGCGACGTCGACCGGCTCGCGCGCGGCCTGCTGGCCACCGGCGTGCGCACCGGCGACCGCGTGGGCATCTGGGCGCCCAACTGCGCGGAGTGGACGATCGTCCAGCTGGCCACCGCCAAGATGGGGGCGGTCCTGGTCAACATCAACCCCTCCTACCGCACCCACGAGCTGGCCTTCGTGCTCAACCAGTCCGGCGTGAAGATGGTCGTCGTCGCGCAGCGCTTCAGGTCCAGCGACTACCCGGCGATGGTCGAGGAGGTGCGCGGGGAGTGCCCCGACCTGCAGCACGTCGTCGTCATCGGCCAGGAGAGCTGGGACCAGCTGGCCGGTGCCGCGACGCAGGTGACCGCCGAGCGGCTGGCCGAGGTCGCGGCCACGCTGGCCGCCGACGACCCGATCAACATCCAGTACACCTCCGGCACCACCGGCTTCCCCAAGGGCGCCACCCTGTCCCACCGCAACATCCTCAACAACGGCTTCTTCGTCGGCGAGGGCTGCTCCTACACCGAGGCGGACCGGATCTGCATACCCGTGCCCTTCTACCACTGCTTCGGGATGGTGATGGGCAACCTCGCGGCGACCTCGCACGGGGCCTGCATGGTGATCCCCGGCCCGGGGTTCGACCCGGCGGTGACGCTGCGCACGGTCCGCGAGGAGCGCTGCACCTCGCTCTACGGCGTGCCGACCATGTTCATCTCGATGTTCGAGCTGATCGACGGGGGCGAGGAGTTCTCCGAGGCGGACCTGGCCACCGTGCGCACCGGCATCATGGCCGGCTCGCTGTGCCCCGCGTCGGTGATGCGGCGGCTGATCGAGGCCGGGGTGACCGACCTGACCATCTGCTACGGGATGACCGAGACCTCGCCGGTGTCCACCCAGACCACGCCGCAGGACCCCTTCGAGAAGAAGACGGGCACCGTGGGGCGGGTTGCCCCGCACCTTCAGATCCAGATCGTCGACCCGGTCACCCGGGAGGTCGTGCCCCGGGGCGTGGCGGGCGAGTTCTGCACCAAGGGCTACTCGGTGATGCTCGGCTACTGGGAGCAGCCGGACAAGACCGCCGAGGTCGTGCGCGACGGCTGGATGGCCACCGGCGACATCGGCGTGATGGACGAGGACGGCTTCGTCGAGATCACCGGGCGGATCAAGGACATGGTGATCCGCGGCGGGGAGAACATCTACCCGCGCGAGATCGAGGAGTTCCTGCTCACCCACCCCGACGTGCTCGACGCCCAGGTCGTCGGCGTCCCCGACGAGAGGTACGGCGAGGAGCTCATGGCCTGGGTCCGGATGAAGCAGGGCCGCGAGCCGCTCACCGCGGAGTCGGTGCGCGAGTTCGCCACCGGCAGGCTGGCGCACTACAAGATCCCCCGCTACGTGCAGGTGATCGACGACTTCCCGATGACCGTCACCGGCAAGATCCGCAAGGTGGACCTGCGCGACCGGGGCGAGAAGCTGCTCGGCGAGGACTCCTGAGGACCCGGAGCCCGGCGCCGGACCTCAGCCGAACGGCGGCGTGAACCTCCCGTCGACCGCGGTCCACCCGCCGTCGACCATCACCTGGGAGCCGGTGACGAAGCTCGCCGCGTCCGAGGCCAGCCAGCAGACCGCGCCGACCATCTCCTCGGGGCGCGCCCACCTGCCCAGGGCCGACTTCTCGGCATACGCCCGGCCCCACCGCTCGTCGTCGCGGATCTGCTGGGTCAGCGGCGTCTCGACGACCCCGGGCGCGACCGCGTTGACCCGCACGCCGGCGGGGCCGAGCTCGGCCGACCACGTGCGGACCAGCTGCATGACGCCGGCCTTCGTGGCGGCATACACCCCCTGCCCGGGCTCGACGACGACCGCCCGGATCGAGGTGAGGGCCACGACCGAGCCGCTGCCCCGCTCCACCATCCGCGGCGCGAACGCCCGCACCGTCTCGAAGGTCGCCCGCAGGTTGAGCCCGACCACCGTGTCGAACTCCTCCGCGGTGTAGTCCAGCAGCCGCTTGCGCACGTTGACGGCCGCGGTGAGGACGAGCACGTCGACGTCGCGCAGCTCGCCGGCGAGCCGGTGCAGCGAGGCGGTGTCCAGGACGTCCACCGGGTATGCCGCGTGCGCCCGGCCGCTCGGGTCGGCCAGCCGGTCCTGGGTCGCCTCCGCGACCCCGCCGTCCTTGTCCAGGCAGCTGAGCGTGGCACCCTGCGCGGCGAGCCCCGCGGCGATCTCGGCGCCGATGCCGCCGCAGCCCACGACGACCGCGTGGCGCCCGTCGAGCCGGAACATCCGGGAGTAGTCGAGCGAGGTCATCCCCGGAGTCTGCCACCCTGGGGACGAGTTCGACGGCGCTGGTCAGCCGTCCCTGGCTGGTCCGCGGAGCACGGGCCTCGGCGGAGCGCGCCGGGGAACGCCTCCCGGTAGGACCGCCACGTCCCGACCGGCGTCGTGACCGTCCCGGCCAGGAGCGTCGCCCGCACGATCGACCTGGTCACCACGTCGGCCGCGCCCTGCAGCAGCAGGTGGAGGCCGAACGGGTCGAGCGGCTCCCGTCCGCACGTGGACAGCCCGAACAGGGTGTCCCCGTCGAACATCGAGTGCGCCGGCAGCACCGCCCGCGCCAGCCCGTCGTGCCCGCTCATCGCCAGCCGCCGGGCCTGGGCCGGGGTGAGCGTGGCGTCGGTGGCGACCACGCCGATCGTCGTCGCCAGGCTGCGGGGCATGCCTCCGGGTCCCGGCCCGGCCGCCCGGGCCCGGGCCTCGGCCACCTCCGCGGCGTCGGGCGTGCGCAGCCGCGCGCCGGACGGGACCCCCGGGAGGCCCTCGAGGTCCTGGGCCAGCAGGCGGGAGGCGCCGTAGAGCTCGCCGGTGGCCGGGTCGACGCTCGAGCCGACCGCGTTGAGGACGACGAGCGCCGCCACGGTGGCGCCGTCGGGCAGCACGAGGCTGGCCGAGCCGACGCCGCCCCGGAGCCCGCCGGCCACCTGTGCGCCGGTGCCCGCGCCGACCGAGCCGAGGGCGGGCGGCGCGCCGCGCAGGGCGTCCTGGCAGGCGGCGGCGCCGAAGCTGCCGTCCGGCACGGCCTCCCAGCGGCCGCCGCGACCGAGGTCGAAGATCACCGCGCCCGGCACGATCGGCACCAGCTCGCCCGGCCCTCCCATCGGCAGGCCCCGGCCCTGCGCGAGGAGCCAGCGCATGACGCCGTCGGCAGCGGCCAGGCCGAACGCCGACCCTCCGGACAGGCTTACGGCGTGCGCCCGCTCGACGAGGTTGACCGGGTCGAGCAGGTCGGTCTCGCGGGTCCCCGGCCCGCCCCCGCGCACGTCGACGCCGCCGACCGCGCCCTCCGGCGGGGCGAGCACGACGGTGGAACCGGTGAGCCAGCCGTCGCCGACCTTCTGGTGGTGCCCGACGGCGAGCCCGGCGACGTCGACGAGCGAGTTGGTGGGGCCGGGCGCCGGACGGGGCTGGGTGGTCACGGGCTGTCTCCTGGTGCCGGTGGGAGGGTGTCGTCGGCGAGGATACCGACCATCCGCCAGAGGGTGCGCGGCTCGTCCGTGGGCTGCCGGGACCGCTGGATCGCCGTGTCCATCAGCTCCCCGATCGCCTCGGACAGCCACGTCACGTCCTCCTGGGTGAGCTCCAGCAGCGCGGTCTGCAACGTGGCGCGCGGGACCTGCTCGCGGCCGCTGCTCCAGTGGGGTATCCACGCGGTGAGGCGGGCGATGAGGTCGTGCAGGTCCAGCGCCTCCTGGTCGAGGAAGGAGCGCAGGACCAGCTCGTCCTCGGGGCCGACGCGCGCCTGCGGCGTGGGCACCACGTAGCCGTGGCCCGCCGCCACCCAGACGCGGTCCCTTCGGTCCCG
Coding sequences within:
- a CDS encoding SDR family NAD(P)-dependent oxidoreductase gives rise to the protein MTSLDYSRMFRLDGRHAVVVGCGGIGAEIAAGLAAQGATLSCLDKDGGVAEATQDRLADPSGRAHAAYPVDVLDTASLHRLAGELRDVDVLVLTAAVNVRKRLLDYTAEEFDTVVGLNLRATFETVRAFAPRMVERGSGSVVALTSIRAVVVEPGQGVYAATKAGVMQLVRTWSAELGPAGVRVNAVAPGVVETPLTQQIRDDERWGRAYAEKSALGRWARPEEMVGAVCWLASDAASFVTGSQVMVDGGWTAVDGRFTPPFG
- a CDS encoding aspartate aminotransferase family protein produces the protein MTVIPPADPAREARIRELSRAHVLTSWSAQKAIDPLPLAGGEGAWFWDYQGRRFLDFSSQLVNVNLGYQHPGLTAAIQEAAGRITTVAPSFYEESRAEAAAAVAQVAPEGLEKVFFTNGGAEANENAIRLARQHTGRHKILAAYRSYHGATAGAIALTGEARRWGSEPAIPGVVHFWGPFLYRSEFYSADEEQESERALEHLRRTVLAEGPHTLAAIILETVVGSAGLIPPPPGYLQGVRDLCDEHGIMLILDEVMAGFGRTGAWFALDHWDVRPDLLTFAKGVNSGYVPLGGVVMSQEIAASFDERPYPGGLTYSGHALATASAVAAIRIMREERTMENATQVGQTALGPGLRSLADRHEVVGDVRGLGVFWAVELVADRRTREPLAADRMKALQQACVRRGLWPMVNANRVHVVPPCVISPAEAKEGVALLDEALAEVTS
- a CDS encoding winged helix-turn-helix domain-containing protein, which gives rise to MADADSPRSGAGPLQLTSPMLKAMSHPLRRRILELMHEDVPRRAADLAELLDTPANSVSFHLRQLARAGLIVEAPEHARDRRDRVWVAAGHGYVVPTPQARVGPEDELVLRSFLDQEALDLHDLIARLTAWIPHWSSGREQVPRATLQTALLELTQEDVTWLSEAIGELMDTAIQRSRQPTDEPRTLWRMVGILADDTLPPAPGDSP
- the cutA gene encoding divalent-cation tolerance protein CutA, translated to MTAPGVDEPALVEAHVSVPDAESAQRIASDLVARQLSACVQVLGPMASVYTWKGEVHQAQEWLLLVKTTAESFARVTEVVVQQHRYDIPEVVAVPITHALAEYATWVRNNSDGIDDAELMGD
- a CDS encoding P1 family peptidase — translated: MTTQPRPAPGPTNSLVDVAGLAVGHHQKVGDGWLTGSTVVLAPPEGAVGGVDVRGGGPGTRETDLLDPVNLVERAHAVSLSGGSAFGLAAADGVMRWLLAQGRGLPMGGPGELVPIVPGAVIFDLGRGGRWEAVPDGSFGAAACQDALRGAPPALGSVGAGTGAQVAGGLRGGVGSASLVLPDGATVAALVVLNAVGSSVDPATGELYGASRLLAQDLEGLPGVPSGARLRTPDAAEVAEARARAAGPGPGGMPRSLATTIGVVATDATLTPAQARRLAMSGHDGLARAVLPAHSMFDGDTLFGLSTCGREPLDPFGLHLLLQGAADVVTRSIVRATLLAGTVTTPVGTWRSYREAFPGALRRGPCSADQPGTADQRRRTRPQGGRLRG
- a CDS encoding M15 family metallopeptidase; translation: MKHRVFRGAKRRGGRRAASARNALGRAQARTTSAAMLGVVLLVLADAGPAGAGAAGAVAGPGSGARSAALTSPAPGPGPVVAAPPSDGGCGAAGTAQIDGTVGALLLDLQQLMCSPLGPAAGLPPTPLEAEEPQRLYALVDADRAVRPLTYAPDDLVPLRGGLYEARREVAEQLDRLLAAAAEEGHTQLVVQSGFRSYDDQAGSHEDWVRRVGPQRAERVSARAGHSEHQLGLAVDLTGPCGFSCTGETTDERWVAGNAHRFGFVVRYPQGGRAVTGYSYEPWHLRYVGPRAAWGMHLRGEAYWERFADLALESAASLPG
- the dcd gene encoding dCTP deaminase; this encodes MLLSDRDIRTQIDSGRVVLDPWDPRMVQPSSVDVRLDRYFRLFDNHKYAVIDPAQEQPELTRLVEVEAGESFVLHPGEFVLGSSYEQVTLPDDVAARVEGKSSLGRLGLLTHATAGFVDPGFTGHVTLELSNVATLPIVLHPGMKIGQLCFFQLSSPSEHPYGSTERGSHYQGQRGPTASRSFDNFHRTPVSG
- a CDS encoding AMP-binding protein, which gives rise to MTQTQAATPELSYARGADDIPLIEETIGDNFDSTVRTHHDREALVDVASGRRWDYGELQRDVDRLARGLLATGVRTGDRVGIWAPNCAEWTIVQLATAKMGAVLVNINPSYRTHELAFVLNQSGVKMVVVAQRFRSSDYPAMVEEVRGECPDLQHVVVIGQESWDQLAGAATQVTAERLAEVAATLAADDPINIQYTSGTTGFPKGATLSHRNILNNGFFVGEGCSYTEADRICIPVPFYHCFGMVMGNLAATSHGACMVIPGPGFDPAVTLRTVREERCTSLYGVPTMFISMFELIDGGEEFSEADLATVRTGIMAGSLCPASVMRRLIEAGVTDLTICYGMTETSPVSTQTTPQDPFEKKTGTVGRVAPHLQIQIVDPVTREVVPRGVAGEFCTKGYSVMLGYWEQPDKTAEVVRDGWMATGDIGVMDEDGFVEITGRIKDMVIRGGENIYPREIEEFLLTHPDVLDAQVVGVPDERYGEELMAWVRMKQGREPLTAESVREFATGRLAHYKIPRYVQVIDDFPMTVTGKIRKVDLRDRGEKLLGEDS